The bacterium genomic interval AATGTCTTCGATAAAGATCATGCCCGGGACCAGCCGGCAGCCTATTTTTTCCACCAGCGCGCGCGAGGTGATGACGGTACGAAAACCGCATTTAGCCTGAGCGTACTCGCAATTCTCCGCCGCCCCTGTGGAGTAGTTGATCATGACCGGCACTTTGCCGGCCATAACCGTGCCCAGCGTGGACAGGATGGCGCCGGCCGAGGTCGGGATCATGATGCCGATGAACCCCTCTTTGTAGCGATGGAGATACTTGGCGAGCATCAGAGAGGCGATCAGCGCTTTTGAATAGGTGACGTTGCGCTCTGTGGTGCAGTCGATGATCGCCAGCTTGTTCCCCCTCGCTTTCGCTGACTTGATGAATGCGTGATGAAGAATCATGATAGGTCTCCACGGATGTCCGATTGAATTAAATTCAGTTCCTATTTAGCAAAAAAAAAGGCAGGAATCAAGGATTATTTGAATGAAATTCATCTTGCCGCGCGATTGCTTCTGCACACTTTAAGGGGTGGGTGTTCGAGTCTGCTGTGAAGAAAACAGCATGTCGCTGAGCAGGAATGAAGAACCGGGAATGGGGATAGCGTAGGTTAGAAACGCAGGTGTTTGACGGTCAACCCATTGTTGATCAATTCATTGAGCGAATCGATGCCGATGCGTAAGTGTCGCTCGGCGAACTGCCGGGTTACCTGTTTGTCGCTTTCTTCGGTCTTGACGCCCTCCGGCACCATGGGCTGATCCGAGACCAGCAGCAGGGCGCCGGTGGGGATTTGGTTGTAAAACCCGGTGATAAAGATGGTCGCGGTCTCCATATCAATAGCCATGCAGCGGATGC includes:
- a CDS encoding AMP-binding protein; this translates as MILHHAFIKSAKARGNKLAIIDCTTERNVTYSKALIASLMLAKYLHRYKEGFIGIMIPTSAGAILSTLGTVMAGKVPVMINYSTGAAENCEYAQAKCGFRTVITSRALVEKIGCRLVPGMIFIEDI